Proteins encoded by one window of Lathyrus oleraceus cultivar Zhongwan6 chromosome 1, CAAS_Psat_ZW6_1.0, whole genome shotgun sequence:
- the LOC127120914 gene encoding uncharacterized protein LOC127120914 — protein MSWFLTILFLTLTFGTNLSEAKHVNKKLHPSPAVVGTVFCDTCFQQTFSQESRFISGASIAVECKLGKTKQRFYKEVKTNEQGEFKVKLPFLVRKNVKRIKGCNFKLLSSNEPNCAIASTSTSFSLTLKKKLQDEHIFSAGFFSFKPIKQPKFCDQNKHSTQNPKKNEVEDFFFFPPNPLNPPLVPNPFQPPLIPNPFTPPPLIPNPFQPPSPPLIPNPFQPPSPPPFLPNPFQPPPSSPPPLLPNPFQPPPSTPPPFSLFPPIVVPGITPSPPPPPPPKSILPFPFPPLFPPPHSPGSPPTSSTKSSP, from the exons ATGTCTTGGTTTCTTACAATTTTGTTTCTCACTCTCACATTTGGTACAAATCTTTCAGAAGCAAAACATGTCAACAAGAAGCTTCATCCTTCGCCTGCTGTAGTTGGCACTGtcttttgtgacacatgttttCAACAAACTTTCTCTCAAGAAAGCCGCTTCATTTCAG GTGCATCAATAGCTGTTGAATGCAAACTaggaaaaacaaaacaaagattCTACAAAGAAGTGAAGACTAATGAACAAGGAGAATTCAAAGTAAAGCTACCTTTCTTAGTGAGAAAAAATGTGAAGAGAATCAAAGGGTGTAACTTCAAGTTGTTAAGTAGCAATGAACCAAATTGTGCTATTGCTTCAACTTCCACTTCATTTTCACTAACCCTAAAGAAAAAGTTGCAAGATGAACACATTTTTTCAGCTGGATTTTTCTCATTCAAGCCAATAAAACAGCCAAAATTTTGTGACCAAAATAAGCATAGTACTCAAAACCCTAAGAAAAATGAAGTTGaagattttttcttttttcctcCAAACCCTTTGAATCCACCTTTGGTTCCTAATCCATTTCAACCACCTTTGATTCCTAACCCTTTTACACCACCACCATTGATTCCTAATCCTTTTCAACCACCTAGTCCACCTTTGATTCCAAATCCATTTCAACCACCAAGTCCACCACCATTTCTACCTAATCCATTTCAACCTCCTCCTTCAAGTCCTCCACCACTCCTTCCAAATCCATTTCAGCCTCCACCATCAACTCCACCACCTTTCTCTCTCTTTCCACCAATAGTAGTACCAGGTATCACTCCATCACCACCGCCGCCGCCACCACCAAAATCAATTTTACCATTTCCTTTTCCTCCACTATTCCCACCTCCTCATAGCCCTGGCTCACCCCCTACTTCCTCAACAAAATCTTCTCCTTGA